One Argentina anserina chromosome 6, drPotAnse1.1, whole genome shotgun sequence genomic window, ATCCGGGAATTTTTTAATGTCAACTAGTTAGAAACATTTTAGAGATACTAGCAGTCCAACACCAATGGAATAGAACTTaatgaagaaaataactaGTTAACAAAACATCGTATAAGAAAATATGAAGAGGGAATGGGATTGAATAATTAGCATTTAAATCAGCAGTACCTGAAGAAGCACATGTACTTAAAAGCCGTGAAAGCAATACTTGAGGGTCTCTAACCTCCATGCAGTTGAATAAAAGAATCTACAAGGTATAAACAGTATGAAAGAGTAAGGACCAACTATTAGATCGATCATAATCCAACTGTAAATGAGAATCCGTAAGTGGATTATTAATAGATACAGCTCCTTATACAGTAATTCCAGGCATTTACTGCCTAGAAGTATAAACTGATGTTTGTATCGTTCAAACCTGCTTTGTTATTGTTGCCACCTCCTCCGTATGTTCAAGGTAATCATTACTCCAAACCTGCTCCTTATCTTTAATTATAGAACAAGTTGATGTTTCATTTTCCTTGACAGCAGTAGAAAACCATCTACCACAAACCTCCATGCTCTCAGGACTATGAGCTCCATCCAAATAAAAAACCAGAGCTCCAGTAGAACCTTCAGACACTTTTGATGAATTGAAAGACTTTGAGGAAGTATCATATACAATTTCAGCTCTCCCAGAAAGATATGCTGTCGAAAGACCTCTATAAAATGCCCCAGGTAATTTATCTGCCAGTATATCTTGTGTTCCAAATAGTTTTTCCCAATTTCCCGTTCTTTGAAGCCAACATTTAGAGAGGGAAATAGCAAGACCGGCATTGATGAACTGGTGGTCACCAGACAAGCGAAGTTTCCCAACCATCTTTGTAGAGTCAAGTGGTGTCGCCACCTCCAATGGAACCTATAATCGTGAAGACAGAACAAATCACATTGCAGCTGAAAAATGGGTTGTTCTTCTTTACAGGAGCATGGGTATGTACTAGACAATAGTTATTATTTATAAATGATCTTGCACAGTTTTAAATCATGGTTATTAGAACTATGAAGACCAACAAGCAACTTTCTGATGCTTCTCCCAAATTTATGATAAGGAAAGTAAAATTCACCAAGATTTTCTCTGCAACGAAATCTTGAATTACATGTAAAAACACTGATTTTTTTAACCTGATCACATGAAAGCTATCCATTTAGTTATATAATTTACATGAAAACTGCAGTGAGAAAACATTGGGTTTGTTGCTGAATTTGGTACAATTGacatataaaataaattaattaaaataaaaactcaaaaacttGAGCCCCTTCCCATAAGAACCGGCCACTAGAGGCTTTTTTATCTATGATCAGAACATGATGGTTAAGCCTCAATGATAAGAGGGCCATTGTCTGTTAACTTTGCCCATGGAAAAGGCAAGTACATCAACATGACCTATGCATAATGGAGATGAGAAAGATGGTTTACCATAAGTCCAAGAGCCACCTCCTGAATTACATCCATTGCTTCAGAAAGTTGGGGTGCCACGAATGCAGGAACATGAGGCTTTAGGAGAAGGGAAGACAATCCGATTCAGAAAATACCAAAACTACCAATTTGAATATCCAAGAGAGAAGTGTTGCATTAAATAACTAATAACTATATCCATTTACTTTGAGTTGTTTATGTTTACACCTTCAATATTCCAGCTTTGTGGGAAGCTATCTGCCCAAGAGTATTTCCTGCATATATCATAACACCAGAGTTTAAACATCAACATATCTGATCACACCATTTTACTGCTAAATTAAagaaacaaacagaaaaatagAATCTGGATCTGATAACAACATGGTTATTGGACAACAATGATATAACTTGCAAACAGTATAACGTAATGGACATACCTAATGTCTCCACATGGTCCATTCCCAAAGAAGTAATGCCACAAACAATAGGTTCTTTGATCTGCATGATTTTCCATTAAATTTTCAAAACTAGTACAATCTTTACTCTAATTGGTTTACACCCACTTCAGCAATTAAGAGAGTGCTAAAGTTATACTAGTTATTAATATGATATTGGGTCTCTAAAGCAGCATTAAACagttttgaaatttgaattcaCATAGCCGAATGTATGTAATTCTGAAAAGCCTACCACATTTGTTGAATCTCTTTTTCCCCCAAGACCAACTTCAACAATTGCAACGTCAACCTATAAGACGATACTATTATTAGTCTTCCTATATGAATGAATCAGCGATTGagggagaaaacaaaaaacaaaaatacataATGAAGGTCAAGGAGCACCAAGTACAAATTGCAAAAGACTGTACGGTTGCCACCAACTCAAAAGGCTTAGCAGGGGAAAAACAGATCCAAGAAGTTATATCAAGCAGAGAAAATAGAATCAATTTATATTATGCTGAACACAACAAATACAAATCTTCTCATTTTATGCATGCCCGATAATTAAAAGTGAGATGAGAATTGCACAAGCAATTTTAATGATATTAGTTGATTACCAGCACTCTTTAATACTATGTTCTTATACTATGATTCCTCAGTCTCAGAAGCAATCCATACAGTACCTATGTCATGTAATTATATATCCAACATCTCTTGCTAACAAGAATTAAAGGAACACTAATTGACCAAGGTCATGCCGACATGGATTCCTACTACAGACATAATTAAACTGCTTGAAGACCTCAGAGAAAGAAGACAAGGATAATTGGGAGATTAGAACAACTATTTGATAATTACTGTACTCTTGATCAGTTACTGACCAAAGGAATCTTGGTCGATATTGTGAACAAGTCCATTTAGGGTAGATCCAGTGGAAAGAAATGTTTTATTTTGAGTTAATTTCCCTTCCACCCTTGGATCTTAGATCCAAGAGTGATTGAACAAGGTTTCACAGACCTGGAAGATGCCACTGACTGTTCTGATAGAATATCTAGGGTAGTAATAATATCGACAGTTTCTGAAAAGAGATGATGCAGGAACAGCATTTAAATTGTGAAAGGTATACCCATCCAAATATCGAGCAGCATACACTGAAGAGTGTTTCTACTTGTAAGTGTTTCAATATGAAGCTTGAACATGTATTTCAGGTTCCTTTGTTTCTCATCTAGTCATTATATAAGGTGTCACCATTACTGTTTTTTAAAAGCCTCTAGTGTATTATTTTGGTCTTCTGAAAATGATTCAGGTACCAACAACCCTATAAAGGAGGATATCAGTTCAGTTGGAGTGATTCCCAGACCCCTTAGTAAGGCTGGAActttctaatttctaaatGGAGTAATTTGGCCCTTTTTATATGTGAAGGGCCaaatcaattaacatttaacaCTATTCTCTTACTGTTGTCCAACATAAAAAGTAAAGCACCTCTAGCAGGCACAGATGACCTGATTACCAGACTCCAGGGATACCGTATTCTTTCATTAGgaataaaaaggaaaacaatccAAGAGGAAGAACCTCATAATATTATTGCATGATTATTAGACATTAATATGGAATGGCAAATTAACAGAGATGAGGAATAGACCTAAGGACTATTCTTTGAGCATCCTATGGAAGTGCAAATGATTTTTCATGAAATAAAACAGAATGAGGATAAATACTCGTCTCAGCATGACTTACCTGTTCACAAATAAAAACTTTGAAAGCCAACAAAATGATGAACTGAAAAAATGGAGGCATTGGCAATTCTTCCGTCATATTTTCCTGCAAATTCAAGCTTCAAAATTACAAATTGACATCTACAAGTAGGTAAAGAATCACTGCCTGAGTTTTTATGTGTATGAT contains:
- the LOC126799991 gene encoding folylpolyglutamate synthase isoform X5, with protein sequence MLAHATTHLKCEILQVSYFHRPTARLFTSRTLSSSPVPASVRIIHLNRPSYRFRTMSSQVVEHLQRNVVVKEDLPLTSSYESAMEALSSLITSKKRGDGSTVGGKHGKLERMTIYLKILSLEKDIEGLKIIHVAGTKGKGSTCTFCEAILRECGFRTGLFTSPHLIDVRERIRINGLEISENKFLQYFWNCWYQLEENMTEELPMPPFFQFIILLAFKVFICEQVDVAIVEVGLGGKRDSTNVIKEPIVCGITSLGMDHVETLGNTLGQIASHKAGILKPHVPAFVAPQLSEAMDVIQEVALGLMVPLEVATPLDSTKMVGKLRLSGDHQFINAGLAISLSKCWLQRTGNWEKLFGTQDILADKLPGAFYRGLSTAYLSGRAEIVYDTSSKSFNSSKVSEGSTGALVFYLDGAHSPESMEVCGRWFSTAVKENETSTCSIIKDKEQVWSNDYLEHTEEVATITKQILLFNCMEVRDPQVLLSRLLSTCASSGLCVQSPRCRIPMSGSGAQVQGSYWWLVFQSRQVHMYRFFFKT
- the LOC126799991 gene encoding folylpolyglutamate synthase isoform X2, producing MSSQVVEHLQRNVVVKEDLPLTSSYESAMEALSSLITSKKRGDGSTVGGKHGKLERMTIYLKILSLEKDIEGLKIIHVAGTKGKGSTCTFCEAILRECGFRTGLFTSPHLIDVRERIRINGLEISENKFLQYFWNCWYQLEENMTEELPMPPFFQFIILLAFKVFICEQVDVAIVEVGLGGKRDSTNVIKEPIVCGITSLGMDHVETLGNTLGQIASHKAGILKPHVPAFVAPQLSEAMDVIQEVALGLMVPLEVATPLDSTKMVGKLRLSGDHQFINAGLAISLSKCWLQRTGNWEKLFGTQDILADKLPGAFYRGLSTAYLSGRAEIVYDTSSKSFNSSKVSEGSTGALVFYLDGAHSPESMEVCGRWFSTAVKENETSTCSIIKDKEQVWSNDYLEHTEEVATITKQILLFNCMEVRDPQVLLSRLLSTCASSGTHFSKALFVPSMSTHSRVTSAASAITADSLRRDLAWQFDLQRLWEKLIHGKEVDYVIDKESMMDAAAVLPHEFLYEDASNCGPVGNHFACSAVIPSLPLAITWLRDCVKANPSVRIQVLVTGSLHLVGDVLKLLRK
- the LOC126799991 gene encoding folylpolyglutamate synthase isoform X4; its protein translation is MEALSSLITSKKRGDGSTVGGKHGKLERMTIYLKILSLEKDIEGLKIIHVAGTKGKGSTCTFCEAILRECGFRTGLFTSPHLIDVRERIRINGLEISENKFLQYFWNCWYQLEENMTEELPMPPFFQFIILLAFKVFICEQVDVAIVEVGLGGKRDSTNVIKEPIVCGITSLGMDHVETLGNTLGQIASHKAGILKPHVPAFVAPQLSEAMDVIQEVALGLMVPLEVATPLDSTKMVGKLRLSGDHQFINAGLAISLSKCWLQRTGNWEKLFGTQDILADKLPGAFYRGLSTAYLSGRAEIVYDTSSKSFNSSKVSEGSTGALVFYLDGAHSPESMEVCGRWFSTAVKENETSTCSIIKDKEQVWSNDYLEHTEEVATITKQILLFNCMEVRDPQVLLSRLLSTCASSGTHFSKALFVPSMSTHSRVTSAASAITADSLRRDLAWQFDLQRLWEKLIHGKEVDYVIDKESMMDAAAVLPHEFLYEDASNCGPVGNHFACSAVIPSLPLAITWLRDCVKANPSVRIQVLVTGSLHLVGDVLKLLRK
- the LOC126799991 gene encoding folylpolyglutamate synthase isoform X3, producing the protein MLAHATTHLKCEILQVSYFHRPTARLFTSRTLSSSPVPASVRIIHLNRPSYRFRTMSSQVVEHLQRNVVVKEDLPLTSSYESAMEALSSLITSKKRGDGSTVGGKHGKLERMTIYLKILSLEKDIEGLKIIHVAGTKGKENMTEELPMPPFFQFIILLAFKVFICEQVDVAIVEVGLGGKRDSTNVIKEPIVCGITSLGMDHVETLGNTLGQIASHKAGILKPHVPAFVAPQLSEAMDVIQEVALGLMVPLEVATPLDSTKMVGKLRLSGDHQFINAGLAISLSKCWLQRTGNWEKLFGTQDILADKLPGAFYRGLSTAYLSGRAEIVYDTSSKSFNSSKVSEGSTGALVFYLDGAHSPESMEVCGRWFSTAVKENETSTCSIIKDKEQVWSNDYLEHTEEVATITKQILLFNCMEVRDPQVLLSRLLSTCASSGTHFSKALFVPSMSTHSRVTSAASAITADSLRRDLAWQFDLQRLWEKLIHGKEVDYVIDKESMMDAAAVLPHEFLYEDASNCGPVGNHFACSAVIPSLPLAITWLRDCVKANPSVRIQVLVTGSLHLVGDVLKLLRK